The Chroicocephalus ridibundus chromosome 2, bChrRid1.1, whole genome shotgun sequence genome includes a region encoding these proteins:
- the RPL30 gene encoding large ribosomal subunit protein eL30 isoform X2, with protein sequence MVAAKKTKKSLESINSRLQLVMKSGKYVLGYKQTLKMIRQGKAKLVILANNCPALRKSEIEYYAMLAKTGVHHYSGNNIELGTACGKYYRVCTLAIIDPGDSDIIRSMPEQASEK encoded by the exons ATGGTGGCCGCGAAGAAGACG aaaaagtccCTGGAGTCCATAAACTCTAGGCTTCAGCTGGTTATGAAAAGCGGTAAATATGTGCTAGGATACAAACAGACTCTAAAAATGATTCGGCAGGGCAAAGCCAAGTTGGTCATCCTAGCCAACAactgtcctgctttgag AAAATCGGAGATTGAGTACTACGCTATGCTTGCCAAAACTGGTGTCCATCATTATAGCGGCAACAACATTGAATTGGGCACAGCCTGTGGAAAATACTACAGAGTGTGCACGCTGGCTATCATCGACCCAG GTGACTCTGACATCATTAGAAGCATGCCAGAACAAGCCAGTGAGAAGTAA
- the RPL30 gene encoding large ribosomal subunit protein eL30 isoform X1, with protein sequence MFFYIFFFFQKKSLESINSRLQLVMKSGKYVLGYKQTLKMIRQGKAKLVILANNCPALRKSEIEYYAMLAKTGVHHYSGNNIELGTACGKYYRVCTLAIIDPGDSDIIRSMPEQASEK encoded by the exons atgtttttctacatttttttcttttttcagaaaaagtccCTGGAGTCCATAAACTCTAGGCTTCAGCTGGTTATGAAAAGCGGTAAATATGTGCTAGGATACAAACAGACTCTAAAAATGATTCGGCAGGGCAAAGCCAAGTTGGTCATCCTAGCCAACAactgtcctgctttgag AAAATCGGAGATTGAGTACTACGCTATGCTTGCCAAAACTGGTGTCCATCATTATAGCGGCAACAACATTGAATTGGGCACAGCCTGTGGAAAATACTACAGAGTGTGCACGCTGGCTATCATCGACCCAG GTGACTCTGACATCATTAGAAGCATGCCAGAACAAGCCAGTGAGAAGTAA